ACATATTCAGTTGTCGAAATATATGTATTTGCTTCTTTCACACTCGGTCTACAAATATATTCCAAGCTCGTTGCTGTATGTTGTGTTTCGTTCATTTTCGTTTTGCTTCTGTTCACGTCGATATTAGATGGTAGATATAGAAGGTTTCTGTTACACGCTTTTAATATTTGCAAACTGTGAATAGAAGGTAGAGATATTGCATTGTTAAGGCAGTGATCTATAGAACTCTCCTTCACAGCtactttgtttaaaataatctcTACCTCTGTGTCTCTACGCTCATTATTACTTATGTTCTCTTGTTTAGGTATATTGGCTTCATATGAAGTTATTTTCTTGATTTCATTTAAAAGACTTAGTAAAATGTCGAGCGATGTTGAATTACTGATGtcagaatttttaatatctactCCACTCTTAATTCCAATAGTCTTATCTTCTTTAATGGAAGATAAGAGTGGAGTTTCAGCATCTTTAACATTATCTCCTCTTTTCCGTTCCTTCTTTGGTTCATCGACTGCACGTACTTCACAATCAGCTACAACTTCCTTAATTACTACTGATTCTTTTTTCTCAATATCTTTAGGTAGCTCTTTATTGGCAATTCTGAAGGAAGGATCAGATTTTCCGAAAGGCTTGTTAGTTTCATTTTCcaaatttaagttttttaacaTCGAAtcattattttctaataattttattttagtagtagAATCACATCTATAAAAATGTGGCAAAGCATAACCTATAGTTGCAATTTGCATAGGCAATTTAGTAAATCCAAAGTCTAACCGATTTTTAGCTAGATAAGGCAGAATTTCTGAAAGATTTTCCTTAAAAGTATCCGTTGTTGGATCCATATGTGCTAATTTTGGCAGGACCACTGGACTGGTATCACCAGATGTCAAGATAAATCCAGAATCTTTTTCTTTGGACTGCTTAGGTCTAGTATCCAACTTTGTGTTATTGATTTTTAACGGTTTTTGGAATTCACCTTTTGATATTTGATAATACAAGGAATTTCGTCGTGGTAACTTATTAGGTTGGTTTGTTtcgtaaaaaaatgtttttgattgGCTATGGTAAACAATTTCTTCACAATCCCTATTATCTTTTGAAATACTTGATACAgctgtaattatatttttatcttcaaatatATCGAGTGGGTAATCAGACACTGATAATACAATTAGATCTGATCTTGTTCTGCCTTCTGTagaaacatcatcatcaataccATTGCCTAATTTAGATATTGACACTTTGCATTCAGTCAGAGGAATAGGTATTTTTATGTCAACCACGTCATCAATCATATTATGTAGTTTATTGCGGAGAACCGAAAATGTTTCATCTCCAAGTGGAGATGATGTCATAGACTCTGTAGAaaacaaataacatttaaaattattaagagacattcatcatcatatcagccgatggacgtccactgcaagacctAGGCCTTTTCTAGGGACTTCAAAAAATCACGATCCTgggccgcttgcatccagcgaatccctgcgactcggttGATTCGACACgacagttcacctggtgggggtcgaccgacactgtaCTTTGTGAAtggcggggtcgccattccagcatcttgggaccccaacgtccatccccgacattaaaaaatactttttagttttttttttacagttaactACAGATACAGGTTTTGACCGACCGAAAACATATTAAATCaaagaaaatacattaaaatgttaCTTTCTTGTGCTTAGGCATtttccagagaattttattttttagatattaaggTAAGTTTAAAGTTCCCTGTCTCATGGCCGCCTTTTTCGTAAAAGGGACGTATATTTTACgtcgtactttttttttacacgtATAGATCGGAATGCACAAAATAACACGCGCTGCTTCGAATCGTACGTGTAGATGacgaagaagaaaataaaaatctgaaAGAAAAATCTGAGGAACAAGGTATAATGACGAACTCGTTGATTATTGTAAGCAATTAGAAAATAAGTTTTAAGGCACTAGCGAGTTCTTCACGAAAACTTATAACGTTCCACTTGTCCGCAGCGCAATCTCTTGTAATTCAAAACACGACGGTTTGATTCGCAGTCCAAACCAACGAAACTATCCACAGGTTGTACTGTACGTGTAAAGGCcacatatttgtttatttaaaatacctacttaccgATTGAGTCAATTGATATTAAAGGGACCTTTGATCTGCCGGCGTGATTATAATCGCAGAACTCCGATCGCTTTGACTCACGGCtgaaattactttttataatagtttttccatttctagaaaataaaacattaggtAGGTTTAATAACTTTTTCATCAATTTTGTTTCTGCTTTTAAAAACATGATTTACTAgtctgttaatattatttttaccagCTATCCAGGCTGCACTTACGCCTTTTTGTATTAGATCTTTCCTGGTAACCCATGCTACCGACGCGACGTggagttttaactgaacagtcgaactgttcaatTAAATCGTACGTGTATGTCCGTTTTAACTGTAGGTATCTAcagtttttggagtttactctttatgaatcgatttttcacataaaaaaagtgtgtcagctccgacgcacgaatggagtttactcttttcaatagcaacgcctgaaaagtgaaaggtgcgcaaccgaggtgcagcgctgcgtgcgcgcccgccaacagcgtgcacgtgcgtgcggacgcactaggcatgtgcacgctatggcggcagcgtacggtgaaaggtgcgcagaataggttgcgcacaaaaaacgtaccgaggggtataaatgaaaaatcgattgttaaggagtaaactccaataagttatgaaatgacatgcgttacgttctTTGTGcgcaaagttttttttaacatacacacttttttttgttggtaaacagtgcacatcgagtagggctttagtaatacttatgttaaagaagactaaatgtatagaattgtaaaataactaatagactttataatatacttcacattatatattttactcttacaatgatataatcattaaacaaacaagcccaataacatatactatataggtatagtcgcctatacagaataccctatgtacgtctcaatacactcacagctaaattagaaagttgcgcactaaaggtgcgcaccaaaaacgtgacactttttcgttagttcagttggttttacccctcggatttttctcataccgggcgccttatatataaaaaatcgattcttaagaagtaaactccaaaaatatgggcagtaaaacaAATGGCaccgttacgtttttgtgcccaacctattctgcgcaccttccACACGCACACAAGTGCACGCTGTGAACGCTGTTACGCTGTTGGCAGGTGCACACGCCGCGGCCTGTTGCTCGTCGGTTGCGCATCTTTTTAGGcgttagtattgagacgtacatactGTATGCTGCGGTTAACATACACCtgtttagacagtcgatctgaaagagtaaactgcATTCGTGCGTCCGAGCTTGCACactctttttttaataactttgatTAAAACTTCGATTAGATAAttatgtacagttaaaactgaacgtcaGTAGTGCGTCCTACACTGATTGACTACTGATTTATTGATAACTCTTTTGCTATTTCTTACCGTACTTCAGGTATTTTTTTAAGGATGACTTGGTTACAGCGCCCTCTGCCTACAGACACTGGAgaatgtctgtcgtttttttctCGGCTGGGACTTTTCTGGGACGAAGATTTAGTTCTTGAAATTCTTTctataattcaaaaaaaatatgttttgttaTTTCGCAAGGGTTTAAACCTACATAAAATAcgataaatcaaaattaatgaacaatgtgttttttttaatatcattataattcaCCTTTACACACCTAAAGGTGGTCCTGTGCTTAGAGGCTTTGTGGATACTAGTAGTCCTTCAGAGACTTTTCTATGTTTATTTCTTACACAGGGTATATATTTATCTGGGTTCAACCCATGTGAAGTTGGCTTTGAAAATCTATCTGTAACTCGTTTTCCAAATTTATTTTGGCATTCTTCCTTTAGTGTTTcacaatatgtttttttaggCTGCGCCAAATTATTCAATCTAGTCAGTTTTTTAGGAGGTCCACGCACGGCTTCCCCTCGCATTTCATTGACCTCATCTATAATATCAGCAATTTTTTTTCCATGCATTCTATTGGAAGATCTTTCTTCAGATTGATATTGTTGATTATTGAATTTGGAGTGTCCATATTCCGAACTTAGAATCCTTCTTTCTTTAAGTACAGAAAATTTTGACGTATTTACTTCAGGGTCTTTTAAATTACGATCTTTTGGCATTCGCTTGTGGACTTGTCGCCGATTGTCATTTCTCTCTTCGGTCGACAACCTCTCATTCTTTTTTGATTCATTTTCATTCTTATTATTCGTCTTACGGAcactatcaattttttttatcaattctgAGATAGCTTTTAAAGGATTGTCTTGAATTTtagacaaatttaatttacCATTTTGATTATCACTCGCGTTGTTCATTTTGAGACTTTGTGATTTGGAACTAAtggttatttttgaaatatcatGTCCAGAATTGTCGTATGTATGCTTTTTATTAGGTGATTTTTGTACAGTATTTACTTTTTCTAAAGTAAAACAACCAGAATTAGAGGAAGCAATTGGATGTTTTGTAGGTTCACTATCGTCATGATCTAATTCAGCTATATTATTTGCGGTTTTACTAGATGCTAAGCTGTTTGagtcacttattttttttataagatcatatattttatctatgctTCTTCTACATTCCACAGAAGACGTTGGGTTACAATTTTTAGTTTCTGTAAAAACTTCTTTTTTTGGTGGATTAGTTAATACTACTTGAATACTTTGTGTAGATGTTAATATGTTATTTTCgatattttctttgtttgtaCTTCTGTAACTGGTATCGCATCTGCGGGTCAAGTAAAATTGGATAATATCAATACATAGAAGCCTACTGATAGTCGACAAAAGATTATTACTTACAAAGCAGGCGATCGTGAAAAAGTATCGGACAAACTTGAGTCTGTTGTAGATGTAACTATTAATTGCTTATGCAAATctaagtttacatcaatttcgTTAGCTGCCGTTGGTGTAGATAATTTAACCTTAGATAAACTATGGTTGATTTGATTTTCACATTGTTTCATTTCCAAGTGCATAACTTCAGTGTCCACATCATCTAAGTAGTAACTAGGATTACTATATTTTTCAGTATGTTGTTTAGGGGTAGTTAAAGGAGCAGGAGGAGGTTCTTTATAGTGGTTTTTTTCATCATCTTGAAGCTTTAAAGCTGAAAGATTATCGTTTTGCaaatctttgtaatattttcgcgattttttttgtattatgttaATGCAGTCTCCATAAATAGAGTTATAAAAGTGTTTATTTGTAATCGATAACGTAGTAACAGAGTTTGACGATTGTGCCGTAACAGTGCTTCTTTCACGCTTACTCTTTGTTATTTTACGATTTTCAACtatcgcatttttttttacctcgCGTTTCTCCCGAACCTCcaaaagtttttttctttttttctcatCTAAAACATATGACTTATTTTCATAAGGAGATTTTATTCTCACTTTTATTggtgattttttctttttaagaatTTCTTCCTTTTCTTCTATAACAGGGGACTGCATACTTAATCGTTGAATGACACAGTGGAGGTCATCAACTGCTACTGTAGCCTCTATCCCATTATCAAACTCAGCTTGACTAGAAACGcatacattatcattatcttcATAGCAGTTGTATTGAGATGATAAATCACAATCATCTTCTGATAACTCCTCAGCTTCCGGTACTTCTGTAACGCTACTTTCAGCCATATATTTTGAAGGAGGCTCTTCATAGTTTTCATTCAAATCAATATCTTTTACTTCTATTTTTTCATCTATAGTCTCATCTTTCTTATAATCAATTGCTAAAAGATCAGTCGAATAAGGgtctgtaaaaatattaataattattcagttTAATATTGTGACAAAGtcgataattttaaaataagtggCCAATTTACCTGTTTTAGTTAAAATGGCAGATGAAGattctaaaatgaaaatagagTCAATATTGCTAATGATGTGTCCAAATTCAGACCGATGCAGTTTCAATAGTACGTCTACCCGTGATTCTTTTTCAGGTCGTTTGTCTTTTTTACATGTTATAATGAAATTCTGCTTATAGCGTTTACTAAATAATCTGTAAGTGCCACATATGATCTTCGGTATCTCAACGATAATTTTTTTctctaatattttacataatgaCCTAACATCCATTTCAGAATGTACTACATCATCCCATATTACTTTCGGATTACGTTTTTCCGGGACGTCTAATGCTATTCTATGAGTCACAGGACTTGCTAAAACGGTATTTTTACATTCAGGCGGCGGTCTGTTCTCGGTACCACCTTCCCTCCATTTCGCTTTAGCCTTTCCAGTTAAATAGTCGCCGTTACTAATACGTTTTAACTGTTCAATAGTGTTCTGCACATATTTGATAATATTGTCCATGTAAAGATTGCAGTTATCTTCCAAACGTTTGCAACAAATATAATCCAATAACGAGGTTGGTAGAATAGTGCTCTCTGACTGTTCGGATTTGGGGTGAAGATTCTTCAGTTGATCCTGAATGTAATCATTAAACAGAAAGTGCTTATCATATTCGGTTGTTAGGCCAGATGTGCGCATTTTTATATCGCCGCATTTATGACAAAGCGTGTCTCcgtaattgtttaaaaaaccgATTCTTTCATTATTTACCGCAAAAACGTGATTAAAGTCTTCATAAGTAAAGTCTTCACTGACGTCTGATCCCTCAGATCTTCGATCATCATTGTATATTACAGTTTCTACGTATTGATTTGGAGTTTTTCTAGCTAGTTGGTTAGCGTTTGGTACTAATTTagtatcaatatcaatatttttatatagaattaCTAAGTCGCTAGTGGTAAGCGTTTTGTCTCCTAAAACAAcaggttaattaatttatgtctcGGTATGCTCGGAATCAATCGGTTTAATTAACACATGGAGTTGTGACGCCCTTCCAATAATTCCTTAAGTATCTggttttatatgtattgaatgGGAAAAGAAATGGCGGTGCTCGTTCACTTCTCGCTCGCACATTATTTGCTTCTATACTCACACTTATCTGGAGTACCTAATGCGGTCTACAGACTTGCAATTTTAACAGTACACTCAAAATGTTCAGTTACATCATCCGTGTAGGCAAATCTGAGAACTGTACATTTTAACTAAGAAAAATaatctttgttattaatttcttaagtaTTTTCTTATTGAAATTACGATTAGATTGTACAGGTAAAACTCAAGGTCTGTAGCCAGCATTATTGACATAAAGTAAACCCTATTATGCCGCTATTTCTAATCTCATTCCAAATCCGCTCGGGTGTTACTTACTATCACCGTCAACCGCGCTGTTAGTAGCCGCTATCTTATACATCTCGTCTGCCATCTGGAACTCGGTCGAGTTATCCTCCATTTCTTCCCCAACCGTTACACCTTTCTGTTCAGTTACATTGCATATTAACATTCTGCTACtacatgaatttttaaatcattacacgaacaaaaaataattatccaaTGGTTATCCAAAAACACGAATGAACAAAGAACGttgacaatattaaaaattttcttattaatttcaattcaaatcGGGTTGGAATATCTGTCAAACGAATTGAAATAggaatatttttattctcttgTCTATGGCTATCGTTGGGTCTCATAGACCTATTATGACATCCTTGGTGGGCCTATTCATAATGTGATCGAGCAGAATAAAACATAGTGATTACTTGCTCAGTGGAGCGGAAGGCGgccgcatacactcgttttccgttAAGCTGTAAGCAttataagttaattaattttatattgattaaatACTGATATCACGAATAAAAATAAGTGTAGTAGATTATTCGACTTGTCTGTAAAAATGTGCAAAAATATCAGACCGTGGGGGTCTGATATTTTGATGAACAATtgcaaaagttacaaaaaatcaaatgtttaaaaaaaaaattggttatctgtaaagtcggtttactgacgatagttgaacgtgacaacgtcataaggaTTTATggaatactgatggaatggttgcatttttcataagaaaatgttcgttttaaTAGAATACTGTctaataattttcatagaccagaatatactttatttcttgtaaaaaatgttggcaaccccagagcgagggaacgacgcatgacgtcatctttttttgagtgtgcagccggctccattgattataagacgttgtcaagTCAACAGGGGTCTACATTAATGGAAATTACTCCAAAAGTATAGTCATACCGAGTCCAATGAGCTACCACacttatttttagtatttaattaactCTTTCCCAGATTTTGATTGGCCTACCAGTCATGAGCATGTCAGTGACGCGAATCCAGAAGATTTTCCCTCAACAAAGTTTGCCTAACGCGGCTAGAGAAGTTTTAAGTTCAAAAAAGGCATGAGTAAATTAAAACCAAACtttattttcaacaatttttaataaatattaaaatttcattacaatGTTTAAAACAAGTGTATCCCTaacattatgtttataataCATCAATGGAATGTTAAGTACAATTAACTTTTGGTTAAAATAATTCAGTCTTAACTTATTACGATACAttagcttataaataaaatataaacactgcagatctatataaaatactgctaaaaattaaaaacatagttatttataaaaatatgaacgcCCTGAACAGTTCCAAGTCAAAAATTGATTCACagatttattacttatattaaatcCATAccataagtttaaaaataatattgtttggtTGAAAGTACTAATCATAAGAAACTATTTACGTTACAGACAATATTcgaattgtaataatttttgtttatggttttttgcaaatgttaaaatgaataaaaatctatagttaAACTTGATTAAATTCCAGACTATCTTCTACTTGTAAGTACTCTCATAGTTAGACATAACTCATATATTAGGGCGCCTTAAACAATGATTCCAATAGTTCAGGCTCCGAGAGGTCCTTTTTAAACTGCTGTGCGATGTCCTGAATAAGATGTCGTCTGCGAACGTGCGGCGGCTGGTACCTGGCAacgataaatttattttattcactaaTAAAAAACGGAGCAGTAGCGGCCAGtcttgaatattttctatctctttttttttaaatatgagcaatataaatttttagatGATTAGCAACTCTTCATGTAACACAAATTAACTATAGCCCCTCTATACTTTGAAGAttacgatttattttttcatttacagtTGGAGGATTATCTATCAGTAGTGGGTACGATAGTACTCCAGCGGGCAGGGATCCAACCACGACCTCTCGATGATGACTCCGGCTCATTACCGTTTAGCTATTAAGTCGTGTCCAAACATAGCGCGGCAATCGTGAGCGGCCGACGCGCACGATTGATTGATGGAGTGTGGACGTAAGCGATGGATAACGAAACGGCAATTTGACTACTATTtctttttcaaacccctaagtGATAAGAGTTGTCCACCctaacatattatatgtatactacCATAGAAACGATTTGTAATAATACGCAAAAGGCAGTACAAGTGGAAGTGCTAATGGAAAAGTTCCAGGAAGGCAAATCGACGTcagtgtaagggtagggtagtagtagggtagggtgtCTCGTGTCGTGtagagtcaaagcgaagcttgaccgggtccgctagtaacaatataattataagagAAAACGTTGTGCGTTGAAATCGCAAAAACCACTGCGTGTTTAGGACAAACCGCGCAGTATTGTTGAGCACACATCTGATGTCCATACTAGTCGCGCGGCAGGGCTGTGTCTCGCAGTTGTCGCGTGTTGTTGCCGAGCTATGATTGGAcgaatgattttaaacttatttcgtggttgttcattatgaatgttatttaaacgggtacataccacgattaAAAGACGAGAtgtttaatgtcgatatttcgacccagttgcatggatcgtggtcacgacggaatTGACGGAAATGAatttgcgagatgagaagtgaagtcagctgttaggggcagaatcgatctaccctctttctcgttctttttttttcaacaacctcgcgtttttagTTGTTTAGACAAACcacacgacatcgcttttgttattatgcgtatcacGGCGCCCTCTAGGTTTGCACagttctaccaccgggttccactcttTTAATCGTGGTATGTATCCGTTTAAATATGATTGGACGCGCCTCGAGCGTACACTTACAGGTCGGTGTTGAGGCGCGCGCGGCGGGCCAGCaggcgcgcggcgcggcgcagGCAGTCGGGCAGCAGGCGCGGCGCCAGCAGCGCGCCGTCCGCCAgcacgcccgcgcccgcgccgcccacgCGCACGCGCGCCAGCCCCGCGCGCACGCCGCTCACGCACAGCACGCTGCTCTCGTGGCGCCGCCACGGCACGCCCGTCTCGCAGTAGCGGACCAGCGAGTCTGCGACAACACGCgccgttcatcatcatcaacacacCATTAAAAACAACCTCAGACCAAATTACATATGGACTTGTATCACAACCTAAATCACCAAGAAAATTGTCTCTTGCAATGGAAACTGacacatagaaaatatttaacaccaataaacatattgtgtccttacactacacactactattaatttgattcgcaatacacacacgtgttaTTTTTACACAGATTGACAaccacagaatattcgattacctAATCGATGTTTTTTGCTTTTCGGCTGAGTAATCGATTCCTCTtagttgtttttattacaaacttgcggacgaccgcgacttcgtccgcgtgaacaaattcctcgggaaccatggattttccgggataaaaagtagtctatgtattaattcagactataatctatctctacttcaaatcggttcagtagccaaggcgtgaaagagtaacaaacattcataccatcaaaatcatgaggttttcgcaaatctcgggaatacatggattttttcgggataaaaagtagcctatgtgttaaatgcagagtaaaatctatttc
This genomic interval from Bicyclus anynana chromosome 17, ilBicAnyn1.1, whole genome shotgun sequence contains the following:
- the LOC112046840 gene encoding uncharacterized protein LOC112046840 isoform X1, which encodes MLICNVTEQKGVTVGEEMEDNSTEFQMADEMYKIAATNSAVDGDRDKTLTTSDLVILYKNIDIDTKLVPNANQLARKTPNQYVETVIYNDDRRSEGSDVSEDFTYEDFNHVFAVNNERIGFLNNYGDTLCHKCGDIKMRTSGLTTEYDKHFLFNDYIQDQLKNLHPKSEQSESTILPTSLLDYICCKRLEDNCNLYMDNIIKYVQNTIEQLKRISNGDYLTGKAKAKWREGGTENRPPPECKNTVLASPVTHRIALDVPEKRNPKVIWDDVVHSEMDVRSLCKILEKKIIVEIPKIICGTYRLFSKRYKQNFIITCKKDKRPEKESRVDVLLKLHRSEFGHIISNIDSIFILESSSAILTKTDPYSTDLLAIDYKKDETIDEKIEVKDIDLNENYEEPPSKYMAESSVTEVPEAEELSEDDCDLSSQYNCYEDNDNVCVSSQAEFDNGIEATVAVDDLHCVIQRLSMQSPVIEEKEEILKKKKSPIKVRIKSPYENKSYVLDEKKRKKLLEVREKREVKKNAIVENRKITKSKRERSTVTAQSSNSVTTLSITNKHFYNSIYGDCINIIQKKSRKYYKDLQNDNLSALKLQDDEKNHYKEPPPAPLTTPKQHTEKYSNPSYYLDDVDTEVMHLEMKQCENQINHSLSKVKLSTPTAANEIDVNLDLHKQLIVTSTTDSSLSDTFSRSPALCDTSYRSTNKENIENNILTSTQSIQVVLTNPPKKEVFTETKNCNPTSSVECRRSIDKIYDLIKKISDSNSLASSKTANNIAELDHDDSEPTKHPIASSNSGCFTLEKVNTVQKSPNKKHTYDNSGHDISKITISSKSQSLKMNNASDNQNGKLNLSKIQDNPLKAISELIKKIDSVRKTNNKNENESKKNERLSTEERNDNRRQVHKRMPKDRNLKDPEVNTSKFSVLKERRILSSEYGHSKFNNQQYQSEERSSNRMHGKKIADIIDEVNEMRGEAVRGPPKKLTRLNNLAQPKKTYCETLKEECQNKFGKRVTDRFSKPTSHGLNPDKYIPCVRNKHRKVSEGLLVSTKPLSTGPPLERISRTKSSSQKSPSREKNDRHSPVSVGRGRCNQVILKKIPEVRNGKTIIKSNFSRESKRSEFCDYNHAGRSKVPLISIDSIESMTSSPLGDETFSVLRNKLHNMIDDVVDIKIPIPLTECKVSISKLGNGIDDDVSTEGRTRSDLIVLSVSDYPLDIFEDKNIITAVSSISKDNRDCEEIVYHSQSKTFFYETNQPNKLPRRNSLYYQISKGEFQKPLKINNTKLDTRPKQSKEKDSGFILTSGDTSPVVLPKLAHMDPTTDTFKENLSEILPYLAKNRLDFGFTKLPMQIATIGYALPHFYRCDSTTKIKLLENNDSMLKNLNLENETNKPFGKSDPSFRIANKELPKDIEKKESVVIKEVVADCEVRAVDEPKKERKRGDNVKDAETPLLSSIKEDKTIGIKSGVDIKNSDISNSTSLDILLSLLNEIKKITSYEANIPKQENISNNERRDTEVEIILNKVAVKESSIDHCLNNAISLPSIHSLQILKACNRNLLYLPSNIDVNRSKTKMNETQHTATSLEYICRPSVKEANTYISTTEYVHRFTETPSRYALLSVSTGATDSLVKIITKSSSLSMYSFNDCDSSNTKLNEIIEVPSRISEENNNVVSSAVVKIEDLNSNKHFADIKPLTEYNYSTDDFDSLMKMKRGILVTFYSILVLTVFTALSFPEIIYRVY
- the LOC112046840 gene encoding uncharacterized protein LOC112046840 isoform X2 produces the protein MLICNVTEQKGVTVGEEMEDNSTEFQMADEMYKIAATNSAVDGDRDKTLTTSDLVILYKNIDIDTKLVPNANQLARKTPNQYVETVIYNDDRRSEGSDVSEDFTYEDFNHVFAVNNERIGFLNNYGDTLCHKCGDIKMRTSGLTTEYDKHFLFNDYIQDQLKNLHPKSEQSESTILPTSLLDYICCKRLEDNCNLYMDNIIKYVQNTIEQLKRISNGDYLTGKAKAKWREGGTENRPPPECKNTVLASPVTHRIALDVPEKRNPKVIWDDVVHSEMDVRSLCKILEKKIIVEIPKIICGTYRLFSKRYKQNFIITCKKDKRPEKESRVDVLLKLHRSEFGHIISNIDSIFILESSSAILTKTDPYSTDLLAIDYKKDETIDEKIEVKDIDLNENYEEPPSKYMAESSVTEVPEAEELSEDDCDLSSQYNCYEDNDNVCVSSQAEFDNGIEATVAVDDLHCVIQRLSMQSPVIEEKEEILKKKKSPIKVRIKSPYENKSYVLDEKKRKKLLEVREKREVKKNAIVENRKITKSKRERSTVTAQSSNSVTTLSITNKHFYNSIYGDCINIIQKKSRKYYKDLQNDNLSALKLQDDEKNHYKEPPPAPLTTPKQHTEKYSNPSYYLDDVDTEVMHLEMKQCENQINHSLSKVKLSTPTAANEIDVNLDLHKQLIVTSTTDSSLSDTFSRSPALCDTSYRSTNKENIENNILTSTQSIQVVLTNPPKKEVFTETKNCNPTSSVECRRSIDKIYDLIKKISDSNSLASSKTANNIAELDHDDSEPTKHPIASSNSGCFTLEKVNTVQKSPNKKHTYDNSGHDISKITISSKSQSLKMNNASDNQNGKLNLSKIQDNPLKAISELIKKIDSVRKTNNKNENESKKNERLSTEERNDNRRQVHKRMPKDRNLKDPEVNTSKFSVLKERRILSSEYGHSKFNNQQYQSEERSSNRMHGKKIADIIDEVNEMRGEAVRGPPKKLTRLNNLAQPKKTYCETLKEECQNKFGKRVTDRFSKPTSHGLNPDKYIPCVRNKHRKVSEGLLVSTKPLSTGPPLERISRTKSSSQKSPSREKNDRHSPVSVGRGRCNQVILKKIPEVRRESKRSEFCDYNHAGRSKVPLISIDSIESMTSSPLGDETFSVLRNKLHNMIDDVVDIKIPIPLTECKVSISKLGNGIDDDVSTEGRTRSDLIVLSVSDYPLDIFEDKNIITAVSSISKDNRDCEEIVYHSQSKTFFYETNQPNKLPRRNSLYYQISKGEFQKPLKINNTKLDTRPKQSKEKDSGFILTSGDTSPVVLPKLAHMDPTTDTFKENLSEILPYLAKNRLDFGFTKLPMQIATIGYALPHFYRCDSTTKIKLLENNDSMLKNLNLENETNKPFGKSDPSFRIANKELPKDIEKKESVVIKEVVADCEVRAVDEPKKERKRGDNVKDAETPLLSSIKEDKTIGIKSGVDIKNSDISNSTSLDILLSLLNEIKKITSYEANIPKQENISNNERRDTEVEIILNKVAVKESSIDHCLNNAISLPSIHSLQILKACNRNLLYLPSNIDVNRSKTKMNETQHTATSLEYICRPSVKEANTYISTTEYVHRFTETPSRYALLSVSTGATDSLVKIITKSSSLSMYSFNDCDSSNTKLNEIIEVPSRISEENNNVVSSAVVKIEDLNSNKHFADIKPLTEYNYSTDDFDSLMKMKRGILVTFYSILVLTVFTALSFPEIIYRVY